One Xiphophorus maculatus strain JP 163 A chromosome 23, X_maculatus-5.0-male, whole genome shotgun sequence genomic window, taccaaaacaatatttatgatAAAAGTCAAGTGATCAGAATTAGGTGATAAATAAAGAagctttcttattttattttgaacatgggGAAAGCAGAGAATCATGCTCCAATGTTACTTGAAACCTTAAACACCCTGTATGGGTTGAATTTATTCACAACCATACagaatcatttgtttttatgctgtcAAGATAGGGTTGAACGATATGGTAGAAAAACGTATGATATAAGTATTTAACATcagtcaataattatttatttttttgttttacatatctGAAACACTGCCAATCCTTACAGAGTGTGATGAAGGTCATGATGAAGATCTGGGTGCCCTGTCCAAGGAACACAGACAGCAGCATCCCCTTCCTGGGAGGACGGAAAACATCCCCATGCACTTGCTTCCATCCTGACTCCTCCTGTGCGTCTTCCTGGGGGACAAATGTCAACACAACGGTCAAGGGAGAGACTCAAATTTATAcaagtttaaagttaaaaaggtTGCCAACCACCAGACACTCATTCCTGCTAGACAAACACATATATGTGaagacagattttaaaaaggtgTAAAATTTGGTGTGAACAAACTAATTTcaaggaaaaatacatttttccctttttctgaCAGATTTAACTCCTAGTTTAAAGATCCACACCACATTTTACATTCCATGTGTTCTCTGTTTGCCAGAATCATACACACCCAAGCACCTGATTTAGTTCAATCCTTAGAAAGAATTTCATTAAGCTTACATAGGGTAGAGAAGATTTTTCCTTGGCCGGTGTAAGCTTTATCAAGTCTCCCTGTGAAATGTAACAGAGTATTTGTAATTTTGGATGCAATGTACTCGTGCTGGGTGGTATTTTACACTGCAGATTTAAAGCATAAGCCACACAAATAAGCACAAGCAGACCAATGAATGGTGttactaaaaataaactccagtcTACAATGTGTTAGAATAATTTCTTCAGTTAAACCTCTAAATTCCTCATGAAAATCCTTATCTAGAGTGATATGGATCTACCCAGCTGTCCTGCCTTATTTCACACATACAAGAGTTTTCGATCTGATTAGTCTCAGCAATAAAAGCATTCAGGAATAGAAACACATTCAATAAATGAGAATACCattgaaaactttatttcattaattcaaAAAGTGACACTCGTACCGATATTTTCCAATTGGTCCATATTGaaatctgcactgcaaaaatacaaaatcttaccaggtattCTGGTCTACATTCTAGTTCAAGTATGTTAGTACAcgtgaaacaagaaaaactaacttacaaataacttttaagcaagatttGCTTTGTGAACTTAAGTCACTAATACCTTGATATCAACAAAAAACTactagtttcattggcagattatttcacttgtaacatgggaaaatgtgttataagtaaaataatctgccgatggaattagtactttttcaccaattttaaggaattattgacttaaaagttacttgtaggggcgtgccgtggtggcgtaggggttagcgcgacccacatttggaggccttgagtcctcgatgcggccgtcgtgggttcgattcccggacccgacgacatttgccgcatgtcttcccccctctccttccccatttcccgatagcctactatcatataaggcagtggttctcaaatgggggtacgcgtacccctgggggtacgtggaggtactgcaggggggacgtgaagcttttcaaaatatctttaaaaaatcagtaggctcctcataataagtcttgggaaaaattattttgtaaaaagttcaataaaatataaatgtgtgtttatgcactgaattttatattcagtatttacagggtatttacagcactgtacctcttttttattccaaaaatgttttgccagtgtcagggggtacttgactaaaaatatatttttaagggggtacatcactgaaaaaagtttgagaaccactgatataagggacactagagcccacaaaaagacccctggaggggtaaaaaaaaaaagttacttgtaagttagttttgtcttatttcaagtgcacaaagatatttacacaaaaactaaaaaaaattacatagtaagattttgtatttttgtactgtatataatatcagtttccttttcagttaaattactcaaataaattcacaaaacttttgGATGCTATTCTAAATCATTTAGATACATCTAGATAGCTCAAGACACATGGCCCACTGTTCTAAGCATGTAAACATCAGACTACCAACTAGTTAGTAAGAAAACCATCCTTGATCAATGGTTTTCAACAAGGATGAAAACCATTCATCCTTGTTGAAAGGATGAATGGTTTCATCCTTTCATCAGTAAATTTTATCAAAATTGTCTGATAAAATTTTATCAGACATTATGTATTTAATGTCTGATAAAATTAAACTGTCTGATTAATTTTATCAGACAGTAGTAACAGTCTGTTTGTAATaatttccaaaaatgaaaatgctgaaacattttttggtaCAGGTggaatctgaaaataaatggagaTTACTTCTAATATCCTGGTTTCATAACACCAACAGGAGGTGGAAGGGCTTGTCTTGTGTGAGTAAGTGATGATGTCCTGCAATTTATTTGTAGCAGGAAAGTTTTGTACACATCAGAACAGGAAAGTCAAACAGCGCCTTTACCTGATCCACCTGATTGTATCTGGCGATGTCCTTATGAAGGGTTCTCAGCATGATCATGGCAACCATGCCAGACAGGAAAAGCACAATTACCAGGGAATTCATGATACTGTTGGACACACAAGACACACCTTAATGCAAATACCAAAAATAATGAGCTTGTGAATAGTAGCGACAGTTTTTTAAAGCGAAAAAGCATTAAAAGCGCATTCGGACCTAAACCACTGGATGTTGGTATGAGGCATCGAGACCAGGATGTAGTCCCACCTAGAGGCCCATTTGATGGTATTATTTTCctgcaaaattaattttaaaaaatgcaataatcaGGTAACAGTTTTCTCCTTACAGACCATGAACAGGTAACACATTACTAAAAAGTATAGTCACACATAAAAGGCTTACCTCAAATGTTACAGAATAGGTGTAAACGATGGTTATATCCCCTTTAACCTCCCCTGGCACTTCCATTGGGTTTCCTGATtcacagtttggtttgttttcatctgcttGTTTGATGCTGTttgcagaaaatacaaaaagtcaacttatgttaaaatgtaattgttaaGAACAAAAGCCAACTGTCATTAAGATCATAACCTTAACTACGTGCTGTAAGAGCATCTCAGTGCATGATAACCACTTTAtgtttgaacatgttttgtgtactttaggacagaaaaacaactcaTATTTCAACTGCAGCAAAAATGATAGAACATATGGACATTTACAGTTAATAATGTCAACTATTGCCACTTAttgttaatttcattttgatatACTAACAGTTTCCAAATTGTCAGTACGTCAACCAAGTTCATTATTCCTCACTACAAATACTTCCAGTCAAATATGTCTATATTGTAAGCAAAGGAAAACCATATTAGCCTTTCaaccagctgactggcagtgacCAGCAACAGGGAAAGACAGTGGAGCACTTTGTTACTCTCTGGTAGCTCTTTAGTCAGTAATAAGGGtatgaataaaaacttttggggtttttaaatgtgaaactatTGAAAACCTCTCTATACAGTCATGCTGAAAGGTGATGCATGCCTAAATGAGTtgcattaaaaaattaaataaataaatagtagcTGATTGTCCATCCATGTCCACTTGACTCTCACCTCCTTGGTTCAAGAGTGGCAGCAACCAAGCGAGAGCCTCGCCAACCTTCATTTTCTCCGCTGTGGTAAGTAATCTTTATGTCCACATGGTTGAagacataaaatgtgtttttcttgttgaacTCAGACTGAAAAAAGATACAAATGTGTCTCATTAGTCAACGTCCATTTCAGCTTTAACTTCATTTGAACATATTGAACTCATGCTATTCTGTGTGACAGGTGAAAGTCATGATATTAATATCTTTCCTTGGTCCtccaaaataagataaaaaacatgaaagcacAGGCAAAAATTATAAGTTCAACCACCAAAAAAACCTAAAgtatttttaagcaaattaatCAGATCTGAAGGTTCAttcctttattaaaaaaaatatttgtatataaTAGTTAccaactaaaacataaaataaatgagagTGCATTTAAAGACGGTTAGATAAAAATGCATTGTTTGCTGCTGACGTACACTGTCACACTGCTCCAACAGGTATCACTGGTTGGTAAAGCCAAACTGGTTACATTGATTGCTAGCACAGCTTAATGCAATCCGTTTTACAGTCACTAATGCTGTTCAAGCCAATTTCCTTTAAATACACAATGTCAACTTTGTTGAAATTCCTTCTTGggtaaaaaattactttaaagaaaatacctATTAGCtgctgttaatttattttaatttcacacattCTTATAATAAAACCATaatgcagaaattaaaaaagcaagaaaCCACAACTCACATTAATTACACAGGCATCTTTTGCTCGACCATCTGATGTGACAAAGCAGCCAATAGGGAAGCCAGGGTTGCAATACTTTTGACCGTCTTCAACGTCATAGCACCATGTCACTGGCATGTTGTCGATAatccttaaaatacatttaaaatgataaaggtTTGCTTAAATACGTTCctttgttcatttattcattttctctaaattaGCATTAATTCTTAAGGAGAAATGGAATCAGTATGAATCTTCTAATGACGTGTATCTGCCACTAACCAGTGATGCTGGTAATTCAGCTGCATTCCCATCTTGAGAAAATCCAATTTTGATGTATCATCTTTGTTCCCTGCCTTGTAAGTCTTGGTACAAACTTTCTGgcatgcattttctttaaacttgATCTgcaaaaaaagaccaaaaaagaCTGTTTTTTAGCAGCAACATGGATTAAGATTTGGTGGCATTAACGGTGCATCTTTGCAAACAGAATGAACGAAACAAAAACGTATTTGCCATCATTCAGGCTCTCACCTTGTAAGGGGAAGACTCAATTCGCTCACCAAATAGCACCTGTCCCAGGTTCTCCGATGGCCTCTTCTCCTGATCATCTTTGCAGAAGTCAAACctttatcaaatatttaaatgatcatCCACAGAAAAATTATGATACTGatcaagactttttttaatctaaaatatcaAATGACTTACATATCATATTCGTAAGGCAGAACAGACTCCACTGAATCCAAGCGATTAACAAACACCTCAATCTGCGTCTGTAAAGAagatactttaaaatataacttttatagaacatttttaaaaaacataaactaatgAGCCTGAAATTATCGCGTcccaaatggaaaaataattatcactcacagaaactttttttaaatggcattaGAGGCAAAATCACGAGACAATGGCTTTTAAGCAATCACTAGTGAGACGAAACAATACAAAGTTCCTAAACATCATCACGATGTGCCAGTATCCTGTTCCAGGCATTAGCCGGGGCCTAGAGGACAAGCGGCTAGCTACTGCTATTTCTGCCAGTTGaaaaaaagatgtcaaaaacacaaggaaaaatattgaaatttctACTGATTAACATGTACATAACTTATTAAGAACTGCTACTCCACTGAAAGAAATCATACCTGGCATTCTTCTGTCTCTTTGTCACAAAAACTCACGGGAGCCAAACCCGGAAGATAAAACGCCGAGCATGAACTGAAATATACGACTAGAAAATAGACCAATCCAACTGGCTGTCGCATCTTCATTTTAACGCGGGCTAAGCTCTCCAACGCTGCGATATCTTGCTGTTAAAGGCAGTGTATCCCCTAATTTATATGGGCCTACTGTTCACCGGGTATCTACGGCTGGCTAAAAGCCGTTTCACTAACTCGGGATACGGACACCGATCCAGACTGACAACGTCCCACCTCTGTCAAGCTACGCGGATGTCACGGGGTTTCCCCTTCAAAGTAAAGGTACGAAGGATTCGGTCTGCTCCAAACGTtggatttctgtgttttaagaTTATGCAAAACTGCGTATAATACAATTTGTATTAAAAcgtttttaatatgttttacttATATTATAATGGAACTATATGGACGCTTAAAATGAACAGGTATATTTactatttgatttattttgacaggCATCACATTTTGACACCGTGGAACTGGATGTTGCTTGTCAGCCACCATCACCACCCTTGTTTTCCTCGTTTTTATAGCTGAACTAAGTTAGAGAAGGAAACGATAAAGtacaattatgaaaatgtgtGAGAGAAATCTGAATTTTTGTATAAGAGAACAGAcggcattttaaataaatgaagaggaaaaatcACTCGTAAATTTGggaaataatgtaaataaaagatgCCTAGAAAACCGGAATGATACGTAGCGCTTGTAGAAGGAAACGGAAGTTCACAACTTTGCATAGACTGTGGTGATggttttttctaaaataactctaatttatttgcttaaataaTCAGCCTATAACTTCAAATgatatacattttttcacattatttagTTGAGCTTTAGTTCTGTACCATCAACTGTAACTCAGaatttatgtaaacaaaatgtactCACAATCTGATCCTGGGATATTGCAAATATTGATCTTGAGAACTTTGTCATTTAGCCTAATTTCTAAGGAGTCATTCATAACACAGACCGACAGACAGATAGATCGATGCTTTTGTAGGTGTTCAGCACGAGGCAGTTTTCCATCCTCCAATTACTGAAGGCCCTTGATCGCCAAGTCCTTGTACTCCATTCCATTTCATTCCTGATATATGCTGCAATATAAGTATTAGCAGAGTACTTCTGAATGTGACATAACTCAGACCTGTCTTTGGTGTCCAGCATAAACAGGAACGAAACCAGAACTGTTCTGTGAAACCCCAATGTTGCTCTCCACCTTCACGGAAACACAGTTCCAACTATGAAATAAcagcaacatttcaaaaactgGACATATAATTAAGTCTTTCTTATTTGTTGAAAACTAATAATGAAAGTGGGTAAAATGTAGAAAGTTCCTAATTTAGAAATACTTGTTTTTATCCCCGAACCTTCAGATTTTTGCTCAAAAAGCAGATTATGAAGACACATCCCAACTATAGAAACAATTTCAGTGTAATAGtacatttaaatcaacaaaagaaAGGCTTTacctgaaattaaattaagttttgagCTTCCCAGCCAGAGTCCAACTAAATTTACCCATCACCTATTTTCAATGCAATGTTCAGTCCCTTTCAGGGGAAAgttttattggggcctgccatgcaaagcaatggcaggaacctattgctattctcccaagaaaagtttctttattattattattataattggggcctgccatgcaaagcaatggcaggaacctattgctattctcccaagaaaagtttctttattattattggggcctgccatgcaaagcaatggcaggaacctattactattgtcggagagaagcgtctctttaatattattattatagaactttatttttcttccgtaaccgttaatgcggctcataccgctgggtgcacacctacaaatgaggtatcaagacgtgcagaaaattcacgccattggagctattatttttggtgggatttggggttaacgtggcgacataattcgcaaaaaactacgaaaaaaaccccattataactcaatgggaaaaatcctagaaataccctatttttgaggatttgctgtgtcgtcacaaattcacctagaaatgccattcaaatttcattttgtagatacgtctgtgatctcttcgaaagtgaagacggctcgtcgataccagttacggtttgtccacaatttgcctctaagcgacccaaactttctcatttttgctgaaattacagtgacagccgacctcggatcagatatgggcacaacatttctttctctcatcactgtaaatgctctgagtgaggtacagatatgaatctcgggactatcgcagaagacacattgaactgtcatacgctcgaaacgcttttcgaatatgtattacggttcccgaacaagaaggatttgtttccaatgctttttttcagtaaagtgtgtttgctcaaacacacttgtgtgtttgagagctcacagctcagagctcacacctgctgagaccattatttgccatagcaacggaactcaagaggctattggctgctgatttggactacgaatacgcatcgctgtagttctatctatcctcagttgaaacagatcaggactgagaactggcctttagaactactgctgctatgggctgtatataactgatttaactcagtaactgttacacatgggattagtttggaactttaaaatggagcataataataatttcaaaataaaagccttgaatatttttacatcaggtaattgctgtttttggctttatttgactttttcatccaaagcactgttacacatgggattactttggccctttaaaatgaagcttaacaaaaatttcaaaataaaagccttgaatatttttacatcagctacttg contains:
- the LOC102224393 gene encoding transmembrane 9 superfamily member 2-like isoform X1 translates to MKMRQPVGLVYFLVVYFSSCSAFYLPGLAPVSFCDKETEECQTQIEVFVNRLDSVESVLPYEYDMFDFCKDDQEKRPSENLGQVLFGERIESSPYKIKFKENACQKVCTKTYKAGNKDDTSKLDFLKMGMQLNYQHHWIIDNMPVTWCYDVEDGQKYCNPGFPIGCFVTSDGRAKDACVINSEFNKKNTFYVFNHVDIKITYHSGENEGWRGSRLVAATLEPRSIKQADENKPNCESGNPMEVPGEVKGDITIVYTYSVTFEENNTIKWASRWDYILVSMPHTNIQWFSIMNSLVIVLFLSGMVAMIMLRTLHKDIARYNQVDQGDLIKLTPAKEKSSLPYEDAQEESGWKQVHGDVFRPPRKGMLLSVFLGQGTQIFIMTFITLFLACLGFLSPANRGALMTCAVVLWVLLGTPAGYVSARLYKTFGGEKWKTNVLLTALLCPGIVFADFFMMNLILWVEGSSAAIPFGTLVAILAMWFGISVPLTFIGAYFGFKKPAIEQPVRTNQIPRQIPEQSFFTKPIPGIVMGGILPFGCIFIQLFFILNSIWSHQMYYMFGFLFLVFIILLITCSEATILLCYFHLCAEDYHWWWRSFLTSGFTAVYLFIYAVHYFFSKLQIIGAASTILYFGYTMIMVLIFFLFTGTIGFFACFWFVNKIYSVVKVD
- the LOC102224393 gene encoding transmembrane 9 superfamily member 2-like isoform X2; the encoded protein is MKMRQPVGLVYFLVVYFSSCSAFYLPGLAPVSFCDKETEECQTQIEVFVNRLDSVESVLPYEYDMFDFCKDDQEKRPSENLGQVLFGERIESSPYKIKFKENACQKVCTKTYKAGNKDDTSKLDFLKMGMQLNYQHHWIIDNMPVTWCYDVEDGQKYCNPGFPIGCFVTSDGRAKDACVINSEFNKKNTFYVFNHVDIKITYHSGENEGWRGSRLVAATLEPRSIKQADENKPNCESGNPMEVPGEVKGDITIVYTYSVTFEENNTIKWASRWDYILVSMPHTNIQWFSIMNSLVIVLFLSGMVAMIMLRTLHKDIARYNQVDQEDAQEESGWKQVHGDVFRPPRKGMLLSVFLGQGTQIFIMTFITLFLACLGFLSPANRGALMTCAVVLWVLLGTPAGYVSARLYKTFGGEKWKTNVLLTALLCPGIVFADFFMMNLILWVEGSSAAIPFGTLVAILAMWFGISVPLTFIGAYFGFKKPAIEQPVRTNQIPRQIPEQSFFTKPIPGIVMGGILPFGCIFIQLFFILNSIWSHQMYYMFGFLFLVFIILLITCSEATILLCYFHLCAEDYHWWWRSFLTSGFTAVYLFIYAVHYFFSKLQIIGAASTILYFGYTMIMVLIFFLFTGTIGFFACFWFVNKIYSVVKVD